In a genomic window of Candidatus Hadarchaeales archaeon:
- a CDS encoding winged helix-turn-helix domain-containing protein: MRGRRNRLEIIGEILELACVGEMTKTGIAYRTNLGFGLAQKYIDELVGRGLLAVKTNGEGEGRKVYQTTEEGMKVLKKLRELRKMFC, translated from the coding sequence ATGAGGGGAAGAAGGAACAGGCTGGAGATCATAGGCGAGATTCTGGAGCTGGCATGTGTGGGGGAGATGACGAAGACGGGGATAGCTTACCGGACCAATCTGGGTTTTGGTCTGGCCCAGAAGTACATAGACGAACTCGTGGGAAGAGGCTTACTGGCGGTGAAAACCAACGGAGAGGGGGAAGGTCGAAAGGTCTACCAGACTACGGAAGAAGGGATGAAGGTGCTGAAGAAGCTGAGGGAACTCAGGAAGATGTTCTGTTGA
- a CDS encoding V4R domain-containing protein: MKVGGPKYLPIGAYLPGRKIVEYLVLTDDLVSTLAEITWRAKEKGVEIVAGNLTTDPRSPIKHFSFFADLTNSEITPEELEKELTKVEGVKEVLSQPGTSQGLVVDRLHFPLMVMEERAITLRVETFGDLLQNFNQVETNKLAFFRMGVKAGLRKARKVIQLGLSGIQALDFILTERIAKGWGLPTIKKFNGDTVEVEMQELFECLPFKGKGKESKSQFFRGYLSGVVSGLIGKEVVMEETKCIAKGDKCCYFVSTPGSLSEVGTRPSETPQTREELFSVIKEIFGEDLKFKALKFLARKEVASIREIARKINIAPKNLTRHLDYLLQKGVIETVYSGKNIKLYRLSSKVEVLGKFLRSDL; this comes from the coding sequence ATGAAGGTGGGGGGGCCTAAATATCTACCCATAGGTGCCTATCTTCCTGGCAGAAAGATAGTTGAATACTTGGTCTTAACCGATGACCTGGTGAGCACCCTCGCTGAAATCACTTGGAGGGCCAAGGAAAAGGGAGTGGAAATCGTTGCCGGGAACCTCACCACCGATCCCCGCTCCCCCATCAAGCACTTCTCTTTCTTCGCCGATCTCACCAACTCCGAAATCACACCGGAGGAGCTGGAAAAGGAACTGACCAAAGTGGAGGGGGTAAAGGAGGTCCTCTCCCAGCCGGGGACTTCCCAGGGATTGGTGGTGGACAGGCTGCATTTCCCCCTCATGGTGATGGAGGAGAGGGCCATCACCCTAAGGGTGGAAACCTTTGGGGATCTCCTGCAAAACTTCAACCAAGTAGAAACCAACAAACTCGCCTTTTTCAGGATGGGAGTAAAGGCAGGGTTGAGGAAGGCTAGGAAGGTCATCCAACTGGGATTGAGTGGCATACAGGCCCTCGACTTCATCCTCACGGAAAGGATAGCCAAGGGTTGGGGTCTGCCCACCATCAAGAAGTTCAACGGAGATACGGTGGAGGTGGAGATGCAGGAACTCTTCGAGTGTCTCCCCTTCAAGGGGAAGGGAAAAGAGAGCAAGAGCCAGTTCTTTAGGGGGTATCTCTCGGGAGTGGTCTCCGGCCTCATAGGAAAGGAAGTGGTCATGGAGGAGACGAAGTGCATAGCCAAAGGGGACAAGTGCTGCTACTTCGTCTCCACTCCCGGTTCTCTCTCGGAGGTAGGCACCAGGCCCTCGGAAACTCCTCAGACGAGGGAGGAGCTCTTTTCCGTAATCAAGGAAATTTTTGGGGAAGACCTGAAGTTCAAGGCCTTGAAGTTCTTGGCCAGAAAGGAGGTGGCCTCCATCAGGGAGATAGCCAGGAAAATCAACATCGCCCCCAAGAACCTCACCCGCCACTTGGATTACCTCTTGCAGAAGGGAGTGATAGAAACCGTCTACAGCGGGAAAAACATCAAGCTCTACCGTCTTTCCTCAAAGGTGGAGGTACTGGGCAAGTTCCTGCGCAGCGACCTCTGA
- the tpiA gene encoding triose-phosphate isomerase produces the protein MLRTPLVIVNFKAYAEAMGKRAVELSKILSSVARREDVCVAVAPQAPDLKSVAEVGLPVLAQHVDPLTPGAHTGWILPEAVKEAGAVGSLLNHSEHPLRVEEVGACVKRLRELGLVSVVCAADPELCRKVASLRPDFVAVEPPELIGTGRAVSKVRPEVVSEAVELVKEVNPSVKVLCGAGISTGEDVRKALELGAEGVLLASSVVKAKDWKAAAEEVIKGIKGG, from the coding sequence ATGCTGAGGACCCCCCTGGTCATCGTGAACTTCAAGGCCTACGCCGAAGCGATGGGGAAAAGGGCCGTGGAACTCTCCAAGATCCTTTCCTCCGTGGCCAGGCGTGAGGATGTGTGCGTGGCCGTGGCCCCCCAAGCGCCCGACCTCAAAAGTGTGGCGGAGGTGGGACTTCCCGTCCTAGCCCAACATGTGGATCCCCTCACGCCTGGAGCCCACACGGGCTGGATCCTCCCGGAGGCCGTGAAAGAGGCTGGGGCGGTGGGTTCCCTTCTCAACCATTCTGAACATCCCCTGAGGGTGGAGGAGGTTGGGGCCTGTGTGAAGAGGCTGAGGGAACTGGGATTGGTGAGCGTGGTCTGCGCAGCCGATCCCGAGCTCTGCAGGAAGGTGGCCTCCCTCCGCCCAGACTTCGTGGCCGTGGAACCCCCAGAGTTGATAGGAACGGGAAGGGCGGTTTCGAAGGTGAGGCCGGAGGTGGTGAGCGAAGCCGTGGAACTGGTGAAGGAGGTGAATCCCTCGGTAAAGGTCCTTTGCGGGGCTGGCATCTCCACGGGGGAGGATGTGAGGAAGGCGCTGGAGCTGGGTGCGGAGGGGGTGCTCCTAGCTTCCAGCGTGGTGAAGGCCAAGGACTGGAAGGCTGCGGCGGAAGAGGTGATCAAGGGAATCAAGGGAGGTTAG
- a CDS encoding helicase-related protein produces the protein MQEVKEFFEHPLLRPGVLRYRKYQEEIVGEAVKRNTLVVLPTGLGKTVIFVLVAVHLLHRYRRGKILIMAPTRPLVIQHAHSFVLSVRLLPSELRVLTGRVEPERRERAWKEGRVFFATPEVVRNDVEAGRLRLREFILLVFDECHRAVKDYAYTLVAQRYLEECPHPLILGLTASPGSTPERMEAICRALGIEHVEYRTEWDADVSPYVYPVEVVPCRLPLPQEYSPLSSLLKEMMEEKVRWLWEHGYLRVPPSRVTRKVLLGLGEELRKKLGTAREKGPLFTALRYQSLSLTLSHALELLESQGPFALLSFFERMEGRSGERRTYSLLLKDPRYRKLRAILEEPLPEHPKMERLLWEVKKQLESSPLSRVLVFAQYRDTASRLVEYLSRNLPGVGVERFVGQSRRASDSGLKQREQLEVLGRFRRGETRVLVGTSIAEEGLDIPSVDLVVFYEPVPSEIRYIQRRGRTGRFSFGRVVILLSESKFDMASHFSSRRKVKRMQSLAREVDRRLQPILRLSPLSPEPMTEEELSDPKRDLPFEVKEG, from the coding sequence ATGCAGGAAGTGAAGGAGTTCTTCGAGCATCCCCTGCTCAGACCCGGGGTCCTCAGGTACAGGAAGTACCAGGAGGAAATAGTGGGGGAAGCGGTGAAAAGGAACACGCTGGTAGTCCTACCTACGGGGCTGGGCAAGACGGTGATCTTCGTCTTGGTGGCCGTCCACCTCCTTCACCGCTATAGGAGGGGGAAGATCCTGATCATGGCTCCCACCCGCCCCCTGGTGATTCAGCATGCCCACAGCTTCGTCCTCTCCGTCCGCCTCCTTCCCTCCGAGCTCAGGGTGCTCACGGGAAGGGTGGAACCGGAGAGAAGGGAGAGGGCCTGGAAGGAGGGAAGGGTATTCTTCGCCACTCCCGAAGTGGTGAGGAACGACGTAGAGGCCGGAAGGTTGAGGCTAAGGGAGTTCATCCTCTTGGTTTTCGATGAGTGCCATAGGGCGGTGAAGGATTACGCCTACACGCTGGTGGCCCAGAGGTATCTCGAGGAGTGTCCGCATCCTCTCATCCTGGGTCTCACCGCCTCCCCGGGCTCCACTCCGGAGAGGATGGAGGCCATTTGCAGGGCCCTCGGAATAGAGCATGTGGAGTACAGGACGGAATGGGATGCTGATGTGAGTCCTTACGTTTATCCTGTGGAAGTAGTTCCATGCAGGCTCCCCCTACCGCAGGAATACTCACCCCTTTCCTCCCTCCTGAAGGAGATGATGGAAGAGAAGGTGAGATGGCTCTGGGAGCACGGTTACCTGAGGGTCCCCCCAAGCAGGGTAACGAGGAAGGTCCTGCTGGGATTGGGGGAGGAACTGAGGAAGAAACTGGGGACGGCTAGGGAGAAGGGTCCCCTCTTCACCGCCCTCAGATACCAGTCCCTTTCCCTCACCCTTTCGCATGCGCTGGAGCTCCTCGAGTCACAGGGTCCCTTCGCCCTCCTCTCCTTCTTCGAGAGGATGGAGGGAAGAAGCGGGGAGAGGAGGACCTATTCCCTCCTTCTCAAGGATCCCAGGTACAGGAAGCTCAGGGCCATCCTCGAGGAACCCCTGCCCGAGCATCCAAAGATGGAAAGACTCCTTTGGGAAGTGAAGAAACAGCTCGAGTCCTCCCCCCTTTCGAGGGTGCTGGTCTTTGCCCAGTACAGGGACACGGCTTCCAGGTTGGTGGAGTATCTCTCCCGCAACCTACCCGGAGTGGGGGTGGAGAGGTTCGTGGGACAGTCGAGGAGGGCGAGCGATTCAGGTTTGAAGCAGAGGGAGCAGCTGGAAGTCCTTGGGAGGTTCAGGAGGGGGGAGACGAGGGTCTTGGTGGGGACCTCCATAGCGGAAGAGGGACTGGACATCCCCTCCGTGGATCTGGTGGTCTTTTACGAGCCCGTTCCTTCCGAGATAAGGTACATCCAGAGGAGAGGCAGGACGGGGAGATTCTCCTTCGGGAGGGTGGTCATCCTCCTCTCGGAATCCAAGTTCGACATGGCCTCCCACTTCTCTTCCCGCAGGAAGGTCAAACGCATGCAAAGCCTGGCGAGGGAGGTCGACCGCAGGCTCCAGCCCATCCTCCGCCTTTCTCCCCTTTCCCCCGAACCTATGACGGAAGAAGAACTTTCCGATCCCAAAAGGGACCTCCCCTTCGAGGTGAAAGAGGGCTAA
- a CDS encoding polysaccharide deacetylase family protein: MAFTVDVEGDAPPFLSTWRGMEEGLPSLLELLEEVGVKATFFCTAEAARKLPKEMRGEEVGCHGFSHERLDHLSPEEGRERVRKATEEMRRLGWRPKGFRAPNFKPTTQVLEEVKGLGYSYDSSLAIYKFYPGLRLPELPEFPNTLPSSILRLPLSLSRRIVGWCVRHFPLTVLDYHVWEAVEVEGVRWDLKFSTGKVSLRRLRELLLWLGRRAEFVTLSEMLPSL; encoded by the coding sequence GTGGCCTTTACGGTGGATGTGGAGGGAGATGCCCCTCCCTTCCTCAGCACTTGGAGGGGAATGGAGGAAGGTCTTCCCTCTCTCCTGGAACTCCTGGAAGAAGTGGGGGTAAAGGCCACCTTCTTCTGTACTGCCGAGGCCGCCAGGAAACTTCCGAAGGAGATGAGGGGGGAAGAGGTGGGATGTCATGGCTTCTCGCACGAGAGGCTGGACCACCTTTCCCCCGAGGAGGGAAGGGAGAGGGTGAGGAAGGCCACGGAGGAAATGAGGAGGCTGGGATGGAGGCCCAAGGGCTTCAGGGCCCCCAACTTCAAGCCCACTACCCAAGTGCTGGAGGAGGTGAAGGGCTTGGGTTATTCCTACGATTCCTCCCTCGCGATCTACAAGTTCTATCCAGGACTCAGGCTCCCCGAGCTCCCCGAGTTCCCCAACACCCTACCTTCTTCCATTCTCCGTCTTCCCCTTTCCCTCTCGAGGAGGATCGTGGGATGGTGTGTGCGTCATTTCCCCCTCACCGTGCTCGATTACCATGTTTGGGAAGCGGTGGAGGTGGAGGGGGTGAGGTGGGACCTGAAGTTTTCGACGGGTAAGGTTTCCCTGCGCAGGCTCAGGGAGCTCCTTCTCTGGTTGGGAAGAAGGGCTGAGTTCGTGACCCTGTCGGAGATGCTTCCTTCTTTATAG
- a CDS encoding glycosyltransferase family 4 protein, with amino-acid sequence MRVALVGDEYPPLTGGVATYAAELSSFLSKLGVEVVVFTREGAEEREGVEVRGLKGFSVKNRFLSPFTFAELRRYLRSGDFSVVHGVDMYSSLALAASRFARGKGIPSVLTCHSVHSSSGFWKAAYLPLSSFLKRASRVVAVSGASKEFCLSLGVPEEKIRVIPNGVDLSLFHEGVDGREFRRRVGVGDGERLVATAIRLVKRKGPYLLLKAFEEVSREVPGVKLVIAGEGPEEGRLRREVEREGLKGRVKMLGRLPYPEVAKLMAGADVFVLPSSLEAFGLAAVEAMAVGTPVVCPRAGGILEFAREGYNCLFFEPGNPSSLKEVLLKLLSDSALIKNLRRGGLETARKFTWEKTAELTLRLYEEIA; translated from the coding sequence ATGAGGGTGGCGCTCGTGGGTGATGAATACCCTCCCCTGACAGGAGGGGTGGCTACCTATGCGGCTGAACTGAGTTCCTTCCTTTCCAAGCTGGGGGTGGAGGTGGTGGTCTTCACGAGGGAAGGAGCGGAGGAGAGGGAGGGGGTGGAGGTGAGGGGTTTGAAGGGTTTTTCCGTGAAAAATCGCTTCCTCTCCCCCTTCACCTTCGCCGAGCTCCGGAGGTATCTGCGTTCGGGGGACTTCTCGGTGGTGCATGGAGTGGACATGTATTCCTCCCTTGCCTTGGCGGCTTCCCGTTTTGCTCGGGGGAAAGGAATACCTTCCGTCCTCACTTGTCATTCCGTCCATTCCTCCTCCGGATTCTGGAAGGCCGCCTACCTACCCCTCTCCTCCTTCCTCAAGCGGGCAAGCAGGGTGGTGGCGGTGAGCGGGGCTTCCAAGGAGTTCTGTCTTTCCTTGGGTGTTCCGGAGGAGAAGATAAGGGTAATCCCCAACGGTGTGGATCTCTCCCTCTTCCATGAGGGAGTGGACGGTAGGGAGTTCAGGCGGAGGGTGGGTGTGGGAGATGGAGAGAGGTTGGTGGCCACGGCTATAAGGTTGGTGAAGAGGAAGGGACCTTACTTGCTCCTCAAAGCCTTCGAGGAAGTGAGCAGGGAAGTGCCCGGAGTCAAGCTGGTGATAGCAGGGGAAGGACCGGAGGAGGGGAGGTTGAGGAGGGAGGTGGAGAGGGAGGGATTGAAGGGTAGGGTAAAGATGCTCGGCCGCCTTCCCTATCCGGAGGTGGCCAAGCTCATGGCGGGTGCGGATGTTTTTGTCCTTCCCTCTTCTTTGGAGGCCTTCGGTCTGGCGGCGGTGGAGGCCATGGCGGTGGGAACACCAGTGGTCTGTCCCAGGGCTGGCGGTATCCTAGAGTTCGCCAGGGAGGGCTACAACTGCCTCTTCTTCGAACCCGGCAACCCTTCCTCCCTGAAGGAGGTCCTCCTCAAGCTCCTTTCCGATAGTGCACTGATCAAGAACCTCCGCCGTGGTGGCTTGGAAACGGCTAGGAAATTCACTTGGGAAAAAACGGCCGAGTTAACCCTTCGTCTTTACGAGGAGATCGCTTGA
- a CDS encoding flippase-like domain-containing protein, with product MKKSWKRVLLFLLLFLVLSLLFLWWREDLYSAIWMLRRVRIRWFVAAVALYFGSIFLWALRWRVSLSYLGFGVTLKELYLILSGSIFINNITPFLRGGADPLGRVYLLGKLKGIPYSFAISTTMVDHLFDFPVVISFLLFGFWFGVSLPFSFPWFFLLWLFLLLFPPSLVFGMVKKEVGARMLGRWMNRLGRLVGKKKDLFSSIREMYRSSSSVLSNWRCVFSLFLFSLFIWSLDLLRLYLIFLSLGYYPSLPMLLLATTLPTIAGLVPFLPGGLVLVEATMLSVFTFFRVPLPTAVAATVLERTISLLLSTLVGAGALSYLGLAGPSSFKRQKG from the coding sequence ATGAAAAAAAGCTGGAAAAGGGTTCTCCTCTTCCTGTTGCTCTTCCTGGTCCTCTCCCTTCTCTTCCTTTGGTGGAGGGAAGACCTTTACTCCGCGATTTGGATGCTCAGGAGGGTGAGGATTCGATGGTTTGTGGCAGCGGTGGCCCTATACTTCGGAAGCATCTTCTTGTGGGCCCTTAGATGGAGGGTCTCCCTCTCCTATCTTGGTTTTGGGGTGACCCTGAAAGAGCTCTACTTGATCCTTTCGGGGAGCATCTTCATCAACAACATCACCCCCTTCTTGAGGGGGGGAGCAGATCCCCTTGGAAGGGTTTATTTGCTGGGTAAGCTCAAGGGGATTCCCTATTCCTTCGCCATCTCCACCACGATGGTGGATCATCTCTTCGATTTTCCCGTCGTGATTTCCTTCCTTCTGTTCGGGTTTTGGTTTGGGGTTTCCCTTCCCTTTTCCTTTCCCTGGTTCTTCCTCCTATGGCTCTTCCTCCTCCTCTTCCCCCCTTCCCTAGTCTTTGGAATGGTGAAAAAGGAGGTGGGGGCAAGGATGTTGGGGAGATGGATGAATCGCTTGGGCAGGTTGGTGGGGAAGAAAAAGGACTTATTCTCCTCCATTAGGGAGATGTACCGGAGCTCCAGTTCCGTGCTCTCCAACTGGAGATGTGTTTTTTCCCTATTCCTCTTCTCCCTTTTCATCTGGTCCTTGGACCTCCTCAGGCTCTACCTGATCTTCCTTTCCCTAGGATACTACCCCTCTCTCCCCATGCTCCTCCTGGCCACCACCCTCCCCACCATAGCCGGTCTAGTCCCCTTCCTACCGGGAGGGCTGGTGCTGGTGGAGGCCACCATGCTCTCCGTCTTCACCTTCTTCAGGGTGCCGCTGCCTACGGCCGTGGCGGCCACGGTGCTCGAGAGAACCATTTCCCTCCTCCTGAGCACGCTGGTGGGGGCGGGGGCCCTTTCCTATCTCGGTCTGGCAGGACCTTCTTCCTTTAAACGTCAAAAAGGCTAA
- a CDS encoding radical SAM protein has product MASVLFIYPPISFEERSALSAYAPPLGILYLASILQRAGHRVQVIDAEAEHLSLKELGERIEEARPDVVGLTCLTLTLDSCKKIVREVKKRSKAYVVVGGPHISVSPPEYLKEIGADAYVMGEAEEEILRIVEERPSGILQVKEPQDLDSLPLPARELVKHVEYGQFYGMKMMGKITGILTSRGCRYGCTYCNRPKKLGFRSRSPQQILEELKVLDREGFDSIWIADDNFTNDPKRVIKLADLMKREGLKFHFFGQARVDTPSKALYKAMREMGVLALSYGVESVVPKVVKWYGKTPHPERWPYYVRRTLDLCKEYDIIFLGSLIFGAPVETKEDMIRSIEFLEKGGADFINGNILLYMVGSAIWNWARREGKLRPDQFVATAPELGLTPYSKEELQELCNRCADFSKREGWKSAFRKILRRKEFGLIWMGLKKYVGDYLKIRKVRREIYGYGYGKRYTTRI; this is encoded by the coding sequence ATGGCATCCGTTCTTTTCATTTACCCCCCCATAAGCTTCGAGGAGAGGAGTGCCCTCTCCGCCTACGCTCCTCCCCTGGGAATCCTCTACTTGGCCTCCATTCTCCAAAGGGCTGGACACAGGGTACAGGTGATAGATGCCGAGGCCGAGCACCTTTCCCTAAAGGAGCTGGGGGAAAGGATCGAGGAAGCAAGACCGGATGTGGTGGGCCTAACCTGTTTGACCCTTACGCTGGATTCATGCAAGAAGATCGTGAGGGAGGTCAAGAAGAGGTCCAAGGCCTACGTGGTGGTGGGCGGACCCCACATTTCCGTTTCCCCTCCCGAATACCTGAAGGAGATAGGGGCGGATGCCTATGTGATGGGGGAGGCGGAGGAAGAGATCCTCAGGATCGTGGAGGAAAGGCCCTCCGGGATCCTGCAGGTGAAGGAGCCCCAGGACCTCGATTCCCTCCCCCTTCCGGCCAGGGAATTGGTGAAACACGTCGAGTACGGCCAATTCTACGGAATGAAGATGATGGGGAAGATCACGGGAATCCTGACCTCGAGGGGATGTAGATACGGTTGCACCTACTGCAACCGTCCCAAGAAGCTTGGCTTCCGCTCCCGCTCTCCCCAGCAGATCTTGGAGGAGCTGAAGGTACTGGATAGGGAAGGTTTCGATTCCATCTGGATTGCCGACGACAACTTCACCAACGATCCCAAGAGGGTGATCAAGCTGGCGGACCTCATGAAGAGGGAGGGTTTGAAGTTCCACTTCTTCGGTCAGGCGAGGGTGGACACACCCAGCAAGGCCCTCTACAAGGCCATGAGGGAGATGGGGGTGCTGGCCCTGAGCTACGGTGTGGAGTCGGTGGTGCCCAAGGTGGTGAAATGGTATGGCAAAACCCCCCATCCCGAGCGCTGGCCCTACTACGTGAGGCGCACCCTAGACCTCTGCAAGGAATACGACATCATCTTCCTGGGAAGCCTGATCTTCGGGGCTCCCGTAGAGACCAAGGAGGACATGATACGCTCGATCGAATTCTTGGAGAAGGGGGGGGCGGACTTCATCAACGGAAACATCCTTCTCTACATGGTGGGCTCGGCCATCTGGAACTGGGCTAGGAGGGAAGGAAAGCTGCGTCCGGACCAGTTCGTGGCCACCGCTCCCGAGCTGGGTCTCACCCCCTACTCGAAGGAGGAACTTCAGGAACTCTGCAACCGTTGCGCCGATTTCTCCAAGAGGGAGGGATGGAAGAGCGCCTTCAGGAAAATCCTGAGAAGGAAGGAGTTCGGGCTGATATGGATGGGTCTGAAGAAGTACGTGGGGGACTATCTGAAGATCAGGAAGGTCAGGAGGGAAATCTACGGGTATGGGTACGGAAAGAGATATACCACCAGGATATGA
- a CDS encoding Trm112 family protein gives MPISRELLKILACPLCKGELKLKGEELVCKKCSQRYPIVDDIPYLLPPELMPRKFKRSKTPPRS, from the coding sequence GTGCCGATCAGCAGGGAACTCTTGAAGATCCTGGCCTGTCCCCTCTGCAAGGGAGAACTGAAGCTGAAGGGGGAGGAGCTGGTATGCAAAAAGTGTTCCCAGAGGTACCCCATCGTGGACGACATTCCCTACCTCCTTCCCCCGGAACTCATGCCCAGGAAGTTCAAGAGATCTAAAACTCCACCTCGATCGTGA
- a CDS encoding DUF371 domain-containing protein, with protein MKKRERVRARGHPLLTALHPTTLMITREEEVGPRGDCIVAVGADKSVRDLSEGVKEGIRRGGRVVVRMEVEGWVEEVHAWGHPSLSLDHPTDMVVRRSSFLCGRTLAVRADRAALHLSREFVNLLRKALPLEITIEVEF; from the coding sequence ATGAAAAAAAGGGAGAGGGTTAGGGCGAGGGGACACCCGCTCCTCACCGCCCTCCATCCCACCACCCTGATGATCACGAGGGAGGAGGAGGTGGGGCCAAGGGGGGACTGCATCGTGGCCGTGGGAGCGGACAAGTCCGTCCGGGATTTGAGCGAGGGGGTGAAGGAGGGAATAAGGAGGGGAGGGAGGGTGGTGGTGAGGATGGAGGTGGAGGGATGGGTGGAGGAGGTCCATGCCTGGGGACATCCCTCCCTCTCCCTGGATCATCCGACGGACATGGTGGTGAGGAGGAGCTCCTTCCTCTGCGGGAGGACTTTGGCGGTGAGGGCGGATAGGGCCGCCCTTCACCTCTCGAGGGAGTTCGTAAACCTCCTCAGGAAGGCCCTTCCCCTGGAAATCACGATCGAGGTGGAGTTTTAG
- a CDS encoding protein-L-isoaspartate(D-aspartate) O-methyltransferase, translated as MEGGEERVSPRPNPLPFFHFPPSFLGGIFLDFEKERERMVEELIRWGYLRTPSIIEAFRKVPREEFVPPSFRKHAYEDHPLSIGYGQTISAPSMIALMLESLKVERGQRVLEVGTGSGYNAALLAELVGREGKVVSIERIPALASFGRENLRKTGYEWVEVVVGDGTCGYPPGAPWDRILITACSPGFPPPLLEQLKVGGRMGAPVGHFYASQVWKVAEKTERGIEVENYSPCSFVPLLGKYGWKE; from the coding sequence ATGGAGGGCGGTGAGGAGCGGGTGTCCCCTCGCCCTAACCCTCTCCCTTTTTTTCATTTCCCTCCCTCATTTCTTGGGGGGATATTTCTGGATTTCGAGAAGGAAAGGGAGAGGATGGTGGAAGAGCTGATCAGATGGGGTTACCTCCGCACCCCTTCCATCATAGAGGCTTTCAGAAAGGTTCCGAGGGAGGAGTTCGTTCCTCCCTCCTTCAGGAAGCACGCCTACGAGGACCATCCCCTTTCGATAGGTTATGGACAGACCATCTCCGCTCCCAGCATGATAGCCCTGATGCTCGAGTCCCTGAAGGTGGAAAGGGGACAAAGGGTGCTGGAGGTAGGAACGGGCTCCGGATACAACGCCGCCCTGCTCGCGGAACTGGTGGGGAGGGAGGGGAAGGTGGTTTCGATCGAGCGCATCCCCGCCCTCGCCTCCTTCGGGAGGGAGAACCTCAGGAAGACGGGATACGAGTGGGTGGAGGTGGTGGTGGGGGATGGCACCTGCGGCTATCCTCCCGGAGCCCCCTGGGACCGGATCCTCATCACGGCCTGTTCCCCAGGCTTCCCTCCCCCCCTCCTAGAACAGCTGAAGGTGGGTGGAAGGATGGGGGCGCCCGTGGGGCATTTCTATGCCAGCCAGGTGTGGAAGGTGGCGGAGAAGACGGAGAGGGGAATAGAGGTGGAGAATTATTCACCCTGTTCCTTCGTCCCCCTGCTGGGGAAGTATGGATGGAAGGAGTAA
- the fen gene encoding flap endonuclease-1 produces the protein MGVQLGPIIPKAEVELEELRGKRVAVDALNFLYQFLAIIRQRDGEPLRDSKGRITSHLSGLFYRTANLLETEIYPIYVFDGKPPELKRRTLEERRLLREKAAEEWERALKEGRLEEARRYAAQAATVEEQVVEDAKHLLRLMGVPFVQAPAEGEAQAAHLVRRGDAWAVASQDFDSLLFGSPVLVRNLAITGRRKLPGKDVYVEVKPEVVELKRVLSELGITREQLVDVGILVGTDFNEGVKGIGPKRALELVKKYGSLEGMEEVRVEDFEEIRKIFLEPEVSDTYRIEWGQPDVEGIKEFLCEEHDFSEDRVQSGIQKLLRGREGRQSSLEKWF, from the coding sequence ATGGGAGTTCAGCTTGGGCCCATCATCCCCAAAGCGGAAGTGGAGCTGGAGGAGCTCAGGGGGAAAAGGGTGGCGGTGGATGCCCTGAACTTCCTCTACCAGTTTTTGGCCATCATCAGGCAGAGGGATGGAGAACCCCTCAGGGATTCCAAGGGGAGGATCACCTCCCATCTCTCGGGACTCTTTTACCGTACTGCCAACCTTTTGGAGACCGAGATCTACCCCATTTACGTTTTCGATGGGAAGCCCCCCGAGTTGAAGAGGAGGACGCTGGAGGAAAGGAGGTTGTTGAGGGAAAAGGCTGCAGAGGAATGGGAGAGAGCCCTGAAGGAGGGAAGGCTGGAGGAGGCCAGAAGGTATGCGGCCCAAGCGGCGACGGTGGAGGAGCAGGTGGTGGAGGATGCCAAGCACCTGCTGAGATTGATGGGGGTTCCCTTCGTCCAGGCTCCCGCCGAGGGAGAGGCCCAAGCTGCCCATTTGGTGAGGAGGGGGGATGCCTGGGCGGTGGCGAGTCAGGACTTCGACAGCCTCCTCTTCGGTTCCCCCGTTCTGGTCAGGAATCTGGCCATCACGGGGAGGAGGAAGCTTCCGGGCAAGGACGTCTATGTCGAGGTGAAGCCAGAGGTGGTGGAACTTAAGAGGGTTTTATCCGAACTGGGGATCACGAGGGAGCAGTTGGTGGATGTGGGGATCCTGGTGGGCACGGATTTCAACGAGGGGGTGAAGGGGATAGGACCCAAGAGGGCGCTGGAACTCGTGAAGAAGTACGGTTCTTTGGAGGGGATGGAGGAGGTGAGGGTGGAGGACTTCGAGGAGATCAGAAAGATTTTCCTTGAGCCAGAAGTTTCGGATACCTACAGGATAGAGTGGGGCCAACCCGATGTGGAAGGGATAAAGGAGTTCCTCTGCGAGGAACATGATTTCTCCGAGGACAGGGTCCAGTCGGGCATTCAGAAGCTCCTGAGGGGGAGGGAGGGAAGGCAGAGCTCCCTGGAGAAGTGGTTTTAG
- a CDS encoding DNA-directed RNA polymerase subunit K produces the protein MQTVGLKGGLGIFTVRKYTKFEKARIIGARALQISMGAPVLVEVPKHLKSSVEIALYEFEKGVCPITVLRELPGES, from the coding sequence TGAAGGGGGGGTTGGGCATTTTCACCGTAAGAAAATATACCAAGTTTGAAAAGGCGAGGATCATAGGGGCCCGTGCCCTCCAGATTTCCATGGGGGCACCCGTACTGGTGGAAGTTCCCAAGCACCTCAAAAGCTCGGTAGAAATAGCCCTCTACGAGTTCGAGAAGGGTGTTTGTCCCATCACCGTACTCAGGGAACTACCCGGGGAATCCTGA